The nucleotide sequence ATTCGGTCTCGATGATGCCACCATCGGGCACGCCTTCGAGGACTATATTTCCACCTTCCTGCCCGGGCGCTGATCCGCGTTGCTGGCTGGACGTGCCGGGTACCGCTCAGGTGCGCGTGTTCAACACCCGCAACACCGCCGCCGCCAGCGCCGCGCCCTGCTCCTCCTGCAGGAAATGCCCGGCATTCTCGATGGTGGTGTGCAGCGCATTGCGCGCGCCGGGAATACGCTGGCGAAACACCGCAGCCCAGTCGCGGGTGGAAGGATCCGCATCGCTGAAGGCGCACACGAAGGGTTTGTTCCACTGTTCGAGCACGCGCCACACCGCGCGGTTTTCCATGGCCCCGGGCATCTGCTCGTGGAGCGGGATCAAGCCAGGGAAAGCCAGCACACCAGCCTTGTAGCTGGCATCCGGGAACGGCGCGTCATACGCGGCCTTGACCGCATCCCCGAGCGCCTGCACACCACTGCCCGAGACGATTTCGCCCACCGGCAAATCCTCCGCCGCGGCACACAACCCGACCCAGTCCTCGATCTGCCTGCCTGGCCACGGAGCAACGCCGCGTGGCGGCGCCTCGCATCCCGGCAACAGGGTATTGCCCGCCACCACCGCCGCGAAGCGCTGCGGCATGCGCGCCAGCACGCTGAGCCCGATCGGTCCGCCCCAGTCCTGGCACAGCAAGGTGATGTGCTGCAGATCGAGCGTCCCGACAAAACTGCTCATCCAGTCCACGAATCGTGCGTAACTGTAATCACCGCGCGCGGCGGGTTTGTCGGAACGCCCGAAGCCGATGTGATCCGGTGCAACGGCGCGAAAGCCGGCGCCAACGATGCCTGAAATCACGTGGCGCCATGCGAAGCTCCAGCTCGGCTCGCCGTGCAGCATCAAAACCGGTGGCGCGCTGCGCGGCCCCTC is from Gammaproteobacteria bacterium and encodes:
- a CDS encoding alpha/beta fold hydrolase, which codes for MKILRTPDARFAALPDFAFEPRYVEVRDPQLGVLRMHYVDEGPRSAPPVLMLHGEPSWSFAWRHVISGIVGAGFRAVAPDHIGFGRSDKPAARGDYSYARFVDWMSSFVGTLDLQHITLLCQDWGGPIGLSVLARMPQRFAAVVAGNTLLPGCEAPPRGVAPWPGRQIEDWVGLCAAAEDLPVGEIVSGSGVQALGDAVKAAYDAPFPDASYKAGVLAFPGLIPLHEQMPGAMENRAVWRVLEQWNKPFVCAFSDADPSTRDWAAVFRQRIPGARNALHTTIENAGHFLQEEQGAALAAAVLRVLNTRT